Below is a genomic region from Sphingomonas sp. KR3-1.
CCGGCACGCCACGGCCTCGCATCGCCGCCGCGCTGCTGTGGCAGGCCGAGAGCGAGACGGCGGGACTGTCGAACAGCACCAGCCCGATCCGGGCGCCGTCGCGGCTCGCCTTGAACGGCGGCTCGAACAGCGGCTCGGCGGCGAGCGCCGCGACCAGCGGGGCGAGCAGCTCGGCGGCCCAGCCGCTCGCGGCGAGCAGGTCCGTCGCGCGGGCCAGCGCCGTGCCGGGATCGTCGAGCGGGCAATCGGCGAACCGCGCCTCGAGCGCGCGATACGCGGCGCCCTGCCGCCAGGCCCGCACCGCTGCGCCACCGCCCGCGCGCGCGGCAAGGATGGCCGCGCGGGTGGTATCCTCCACGCCGTTCATCGTACGCCGGGCGCGATCTCGTAGATCAGGATGGCGATGCCGACCACCAGCTCGAACAGATCATCATCGCCCACCGTGCCGGCGATGCTCAGCGTGCCGTGCAGCGCGACGCGCGTTCCCAGTTCGACGATCCCGCCAAGGTCGATGCCGATCAACTCCATGCGCCCCTCCCATTGCTTCCCGCCTCGAAGGGGTAAGGCGGCGCGGATCTGGTGCATGTTACAACGATGTAATTGCCGCCATTTGCGTGCTTTCCCGCACCGCGCTAGGGCCGGGCGCATGACCGACACGGCCATATCCGGCTTCGATCCCCAGCGCTTCTTCTCGCTGCGCTATGCCAGCCATGGCAGCCGGCTGGGCGTCGCCTATCGCGCGCACGGGCCCGACTGGGCCGAGCTCGAGCTGCCCTATCGCGAGGACATGATCGGCGATCCGGCTTCGGGCGTGCTCGCCTCGGGCCCGATCCTGGCGCTGATGGACATGGCGACCGCAGTCTCGGTGTGGCTCAAGGCCGGCGCCTTCCGCCCGCAGGCGACGCTCGACCTGCGCATCGACTATCTGCGCCCGGCGACGCCCGGCCGCACCGTGATCGGGCGCGGCGAATGCTACCGGATCACCCGCTCGATCGCGTTCGTGCGCGGGCTGGCGCATGACGGCGATCCCGAGGATCCGCTCGCGCACGTCGCCGGCACCTTCATGGCGACGGAGGGATACCGGTGATCCTGCCGCCCTATGCCGAGCTGCTCGGCCTCAGCATCGAGCCGGGCGAGGACGCGCCGGTGTTCGTCATGCCGTTCGGCGAGGATGTGCTCGGGCGCCCCGGCTTCCTGCACGGCGGCGCGATCGGCGGGCTGCTCGAGATGGCGGCGGTCGGCGCGCTCAAGCAGGCGCTCGGCGGCGAGGACGCGCAGGTCAAGCCGATCAACATCACCGTCGACTATATGCGCGGCGGCCGCGACAAGCCGACGCGGGCGCGCGGCTCGGTCACCCGGCTCGGCACCCGCGTTGCCAATGTCGAGGCGATCGCCTGGCAGGACGAGCCCGACCGGCCGATCGCCGCGGCACGGATCAACTATCTGATCGTGCGCTGACTTTTTGGTGGGATCGGCACCAGCCCGCTCCCCCACCCGGCCTCCCATAGGATACTGCCGCCGGGAGGCCGGCTGGGGGAGCGGGCCGGTGCCGCATCAGATGCTCACTTCTTCGGGATGAGCTTGAACAGCCGGCCGTTGGTCTTGCCGGCATCCTCGAGCAGCCATACCGCGCCGTCCGGCCCCTGGACCACGTCGCGGATGCGCATGTTCAGCTTCCACTGATCGGCCTTGCTCGCCTTGTCGCCGCTGAGCGCGACGCGGATCAGCCCGCGATCGGACAGCGCACCGATCAGCAGCGAGCCCTTCCACTTGGGGAACATGGTGCCGGTATAATAGACCATCCCGCCCGGCGAGATCGACGGGTTCCAGAAGACCTTGGGCGCCTCATAGCCGTCGCCGGCCTTGTGATCGGGGATCGGCGTGCCGTCGTAATTGTCGCCGTTCGAGACGTTGGGCCAGCCATAGTTCCTGCCCTTGACGATCAGATTGACCTCGTCGCCACCCTTGGGGCCCATCTCGACCTCCCACAGCCGCCCGCCGCCATCGAACACCAGGCCATAGGGATTGCGGTGGCCGAGCGTCCAGGTCGCGGCGGGGGCGAGGTTCGGCCCCTCCACCGTCTGGGCATGGCTGGGCGCGGTCCTGGCGAGTTCGGTGTTCTTGGGCGGATCGGTGACCGTCACGGTCGGGCTGCCCTGCTTGCCCGCCCAGGGATTGCCGGGGGCCGGCTTGCCGTCGAGCGTCAGGTGCAGGATCTTGCCCAGCGCCTGGTTGGGATCCTGCGCCGGGGTGAAGCGCTGGCGCTCGCCCGAGGTGAGGAACAGCGACTTGCCGTCGGGCGCGAAGGCGATGACGGCGCCGAACTGGCCGCCCTTGCCGTCCGATCCCGCGCGCCACAGCACCTGCGGATTGGTCAGCGTGGGTGTGGCGCCGTCGAAAAAGGTCGCGCGCGCAAGGGCCAGGCTCGATCCCTCGGGGCGCGGCTCGGCATAGGTATAGTAGACGAGATGGCTCTTCGCGAATTCGGGCGCGGGGATCACGTCGAGCAAC
It encodes:
- a CDS encoding PaaI family thioesterase; translated protein: MTDTAISGFDPQRFFSLRYASHGSRLGVAYRAHGPDWAELELPYREDMIGDPASGVLASGPILALMDMATAVSVWLKAGAFRPQATLDLRIDYLRPATPGRTVIGRGECYRITRSIAFVRGLAHDGDPEDPLAHVAGTFMATEGYR
- a CDS encoding PaaI family thioesterase, coding for MILPPYAELLGLSIEPGEDAPVFVMPFGEDVLGRPGFLHGGAIGGLLEMAAVGALKQALGGEDAQVKPINITVDYMRGGRDKPTRARGSVTRLGTRVANVEAIAWQDEPDRPIAAARINYLIVR
- a CDS encoding PQQ-dependent sugar dehydrogenase, whose product is MQSQLRLALPAFALLAACNAGSGASAQQQAPAADADAAPFTMTQVADFDSPWAMAFLPDGRMLVTEKAGKILLVSADGKTQQTLASVDVVFQGQGGLLDVIPAPEFAKSHLVYYTYAEPRPEGSSLALARATFFDGATPTLTNPQVLWRAGSDGKGGQFGAVIAFAPDGKSLFLTSGERQRFTPAQDPNQALGKILHLTLDGKPAPGNPWAGKQGSPTVTVTDPPKNTELARTAPSHAQTVEGPNLAPAATWTLGHRNPYGLVFDGGGRLWEVEMGPKGGDEVNLIVKGRNYGWPNVSNGDNYDGTPIPDHKAGDGYEAPKVFWNPSISPGGMVYYTGTMFPKWKGSLLIGALSDRGLIRVALSGDKASKADQWKLNMRIRDVVQGPDGAVWLLEDAGKTNGRLFKLIPKK